In bacterium, the DNA window TATATCCGATATCGGCGATCGCCGCTCGCACCACCGCTTGGAGGTCCAGCAGGCCGGCGCGGTTGGTGGTCTCCCCGGCCACGATCACCTTCCTGGGAGTGACCATGGTCTCGCAGGCCACCCGGGCCACAGGGTCCCTCTCCAGGATGGCGTCGAGGACGGAATCCGAGATCCGATCGGCCATCTTGTCGGGATGGCCGGCGGTGACCGACTCGCTCGTGAAGTGGCGGAGCATCATCGCGACCAGTATATGGAGACCGGAGGACGCTCCGTCTCAGGCCCCATCTTCTCTCAGTGTGGTCACGTGTGACCAGATCGCACCGGCCACATCACGCTTGGTCATCATCTCCAGGGGAGTGCGTTCTCCCGCCGCCGAGATGATGGTCACCTGGTTGGTGTCGGTACCGAACCCGCTCCCGGGGCTGGTCACGTCGTTGGCCACCACGAAGTCCACCCCGTACGTGGCGGCCTTGCCCACCGCCCGATCGATACCGCCGGTCTCCGCAGCGAAGCCGACCACGGTCGTTCCCGGTTCCACCCTTTCCACCAGCCCGGCCAGGACGTTGGGTGTGGGCTCCAGGACGATTTGGGGAGGACCGTCGGACCGGGCCAGCTTGGTACCGGCCACATCGGCGGGCCGGAAGTCGGCCACCGCGGCCGCCAGCACCGCCGCGTCTAGCGCCGAGGCCCGCGCCCAGACCTGGTGCGCCATGTCTTCCGCCGACTCGACCGGCACCACTTCGACCGAACACGGCATGTCCGGCGGTGCGGTGGTGGTGACCAGCACCACCGCGGCCCCGCGACGGGCTGCCTCCAGAGCCAGTTCGTGGCCCATCTTCCCCGAGGACCGGTTACCCACGTAGCGCACCGGATCGATGGCTTCCCGGGTTCCTCCGGCGGTCACCAGCACCCTCAACCCGCTCAGGGAGTCATCGAACACCCCCGCCACCGCCGCCAGTATCTCGTCGGGTTCCGCCATGCGACCCATCCCGGAGTCGCCCGCCGCCAGCTCGCCGACGACCGGACCCACCAGGCACCTGCCGTCCTCCTCGAGGAGCCGGATATTGCGGGCTGTGGCGGGTTGCTGCCACATCTCGGTGTGCATGGCGGGCGCCAGCACCACCGGCCCGTCGAAGGCCGCCACCGTGGCGGTCAGGGCGTCATCGGCCAGCCCGTTGGCGACCTTGGCCACCACATTGGCGGTGGCGGGCGCCACCACCAGGGCATCGGCCCAACGGGCCAACTCCGTGTGGGGGCTCGGTCCGGCTTGTTTCGATCCGAAGAGCGTGGTCACCACCGCGTGGCCGGTAATCGCCGCGAGGGTCTGCTCCCCCAGGAAGCGCAGGGCCCCCTCGGTCATGATGGTCCGGACCTGCGAGCCGGCCTCGTAGAGTCGCCGGGCCAGGTAGGCCGCCTTGTACGCGGCGATACCCCCGGAGATGGCTAGTACCAGATGCCGGCCGTGTAGAAGGGTGCTGAAAAGGACGGGGATGGGTTGGCCCGCGCTGTTTTGACCCGAGGTTCTATTGCCGGACATCGAGCCAACAGGACACTTTTCAGTACCCTCCTAGCGGGGGTCTACTGCTCCTCGGAGTTCTCAACGGCGGTCCCCTCTACGGAGTCATCGGAAGCCCCGGCCTCGTCGGAGCCCTCCGCCCCGGCCGGCTCATCGGCAGCGGCTTCCGCCGCCTCCGGCGCGCCCAGGGCCTCGAGACCTGCCACCAGATCACCCTCGTCGAGCGGTTCGGTCTGGTAGGAGAGCAGGACGTCGAGAGTGTCGGGCTCTTGGCTCTCGGCGGTCTCTCCGGTTGCCACCTGCAACTTATCGGCCGCGATCTCCTCGAGAGCGATGGTGAGAGGCTTGTGGCTGAGCGAATGGACCTGGGGCGGAACGTAGCGCCCGATCCCTCCCCCTAGCTGGGTGTAGTAGCTGTTGATCTGGCGAGCACGGCGCGAGGCCAGCAACACGAGGTTGAAACGCCCGCCGGCCTTGCCGATTACTTCTTCAATGGGTGGCTCAATCATGGCGCAGGATCGTCTTTCGGACCGGGAACGGGTTGGGCGCCGGGATGACGGTCTGTCGACCGCCGTCCGGACACCTCTGGCCTAGCTGGATGGTGAGGACCCCAGTATACCGACTATCGCCGTCACCGTAGTGTCGAGATCTGCGTTAACCACGACGTGGGCGAAACGGTGCCAACCCCGCTCGATCTGGTCCTCGGCCAACTTGAGGCGCGTGGCGATCTGTGCCTCCGTCATCCCCCGGCGACCCCGCATCCTGGACTCCAGTTCGTCGAGACTCGGAGGCATGAGGAATATGGACAGAGCATCCGGATAGGAGCCCATCACCTGGAAGGCGCCGTTCAACTCGACATCGAGCAAGACGTCCTGCCCCGTGTCGAGGTAGGCGAAGACCTCATCATGAAGGGTTCCGTAGCGATTGCCGGCGAACTCCGCCCACTCCAGCAACCGGCCTGCTTCGATCAGTCCCGAGAAAGCCTCGTCATCGATGAAGTAGTACTCGACTCCATCGGTTTCGTCAGGCCGCCTGGCGCGGGTTGTTGCCGATACGGCGAAGTGAAAGCTGTAATGAGGGGCCAGAGCCCGGATGACGGTGTTCTTCCCGACACCTGACGGCCCCGAGATGATTACCAGCCGACCGGGCCGGTGGGGGGCTGCCGGTTCGTGGCTCAGCTGAACTTGGCTAGGAGGGCGCTGCGCTGCCGCGCTCCGAGACCCCGGACCCGCCGGTTCTCGGCAATACCGAGCTCCTCCATGATCTGACCGGCCTTCACCTTCCCGGTTCTGGGCATGGAGGTAAGGACGGCACTCACTTTGATGCCACTCACCATGGGGTCGTCGGTAGCCTGCTCGAGCAGTTCACCGAGCGACAACGACCCGTTCTTGAGCAAGCTCTTGATCTCGGCCCGCTTGCGGCGCGCCATCGCTGCCTTCTCCAATGCCCGTGCCCGTTGCTCGGCGTTCAACTGCGGAGGTGCCATAAGGTTCCTTTGCCGTTCCTTCTCTAGCTCTACTGTTCCGACCCGAATCGATGCGCCGGTCCATCCTCGTGCGGACCTTAGGCGCCGGACAGACTCTAGGAGCGTACCCAGAAATGTCCAACTGGCCCGAAACCCGGTGACAACCCCCCAGGGTCAAGGCGTCGCGGGCCAACTGTCCCCGTCTTCATCATCCTCCCAGCCGGTGACCACTTCGCCTTCACAACCCGGGTGAGGTTCCAGGCAAGTCGAGGCCGGAGAGAATGTCGAGAGCGGCCCGGCCCGGTTCCGGAGCTCCGGTGATGGCCCGGCCTATCACCAGGTAGTGCGCGCCTCGCTCCATCCCTTCAGCGGGTGTAGCTGCCCGGGCCTGGTCATGGGAGTCGACACCGACCGGTCGGATGCCGGGCGTGACCCTCAGCAGTTGGGGAGCCACATCCGATATCACGCCCAACTCCCGGACCGAAGTGATGACGCCCTCGCAGCCGGCCTCACGGGCGAGCCGGGCTCGCACCGCGGCCAGTTTCCCCGGTGTTGCAGCCACCCCGGTCGCCGCCAGAGCATCCTGGTCGAGGCTGGTGAGGACGGTGATGGCGAGTATTCCAGCGGCGCGGGCACCCGCCCCCTCGCGCAGACCCTCGACCGCCGCTTCCAGCATGGCCCTGCCCCCGGCGGCGTGAGCGGTTACCCATCGCGCTCCCGCCTCTCCCAGATGGCGGGCGGCCGCCTTGACAGTGTTGGGAATGTCATGCAGCTTGGCGTCAGCGAACACCGGCTTTCCCAGCCGTCCGATCACTCCCACGATGGCGGGACCCGGACCGGTCAGGAGCTCGAGCCCGACCTTGAACCCACCGACATGGGGCGAAAGCTCCCGGGCGAGGCGGACGGCGTCCTCCCCGGTCGGAACGTCGAGAGCGACGAGGATGGGGTTGCACGGTCGGCTCTCGGTAGGGTTCGATCCATCACCCATGCTGCCGGTCATGGTAGGGATTCCTCCCGGAGGGCAACGCCGACCAGGTCGGACACCCGTTCCACGCCATGGGTCCGGCACCATCTCGCCAGCTCGCGGTCGATGCGCCGCGCCGCCCGGGGCTCCGCGAAGTGGACCGTCCCTATCGCCACCGCGCCGGCTCCCGCCATGAGGTACTCCACCACATCCTCACCTGTGACCACGCCGCCGCAGCCCAGGATCGGAACCTCGGGAAGCCGGGTTGCCACCTCCATGACGGCCCGCAACGCGATCGGTTTGAGCGGGGGGCCGGAGTAGCCGCCGCTCCCCGTGGCCACCCGGGGGGTCCCCGACTCGATGTCGATGGCGGCGCCCCACACGGTGTTGCCGATCACAACCCAGTCGGCGCCCGCATTCCAGACGGATGCGGCTATCGCCACGATGTCCGAGGCGTTCGGCGACAGCTTGGCCGAGACAGGGCCCGAGGCGGCGTTCCGAACCGCCTCGATCACCCGGGCCGACGCGTCCGGATCGAGGGCGATCAGCCCGTGCCCGTCGAGGTTGGGACAGGACAGGTTGACCTCCACCGCCTCCACGCCGCCCTCCTCGAGGCCCCTGGCCACCGTGGCGAAACCGGCCGGATGATGACCGACCGCCGAGCCCCAGACAGGGACGCCGGCGCTGTCCAGCAGGGGACCGAACTCCGCCAGCCAGGCTTCGATGCCGGGGTTCTGGATGCCGATCGCGTTGAGCATGCCCACTCCGGCGGGCGCTAGGCGGGGAGGCGGGTTACCGGTCCAGGGCTCGGGCGCCACGGACTTCGCCACCAGCGCCCCGTAGTGGTCGGGAGACGCCACCGATACGAAATCGACCGCCGAGCCCACGGTTCCAGAGGCCCCCACGAGGGGAGAGCGGAGCGTGACCGGCCCCAGGGCGACCGAGCGGTTCAGCGGTGCCAATCCTGCAGGCTCCGTACCTCGTACACGGCCTCCGAAGAACCGCGCAGGCTCCGGATCACCGCCTCGCCACCGGCCACGGTGGTGACGATGGGGACACCGCGCGAGGACGCGGCCCGGCGCATCAACCGACCATCTCCCCTTGCCCGCCGTCCCTGGGGTGTGTTGATGATCATGTCGACCCGGCCCGACTCGATCTGCCAGACCGTGTCTTCGGGACCCTCGCCGACCTTGGGCACGGCTTCGGCCGGTATCCCGCGGGCCTTCAGGAACCCGGCCGTTCCGGGCGAGGCCACCAGGTTCAATCCCAGGCTGTGAAGGGCCTCCCCGATCCGGGCGCCGGCCGGCTTGTCGGGATCCGCGAACGAGAGGAACACCGTTCCCGCCTCCGGGATGCCGCTTCCCGCCGCCATCATGGCCTTCGAGTAGGCCACTCCCGGCCCCGGACCGATCCCCATCACCTCGCCGGTCGCCCGCATCTCCGGTCCGAGCAGGGTGTCCTCCTCGGGGAACCTGTCCCAAGGCAACACCGCCTCCTTGCATGCCACGAACCGCGGTTCGTCCGTCGGGGAGTACACCCCTTCCGCCACCAGATCCTCCAGTGTGGCACCCATCATCACCCGCGAGGCGATCTTGGCGAGCGGGATGCCCTTGGCCTTGGAGATGAACGGCACCGTCCGGGATCCACGCGGGTTGGCCTCCAGCAGGAAGACCTCGTCCCCCCTGACCGCGAACTGGAGGTTGATCAGCCCCCTGACCTCGAGCGCCCTCGCCAGAGCCCCCGTCGCCCCGACGATCGTACGGCGAGCAGCCGCGCCGAGGGTGGGGGGCGGGGTGATGCAGGCCGAGTCGCCGGAGTGAACGCCGGCCTGCTCGACATGTTCCATGATGCCTCCGACCAGCAACTCCGCTCCGTCGTATACGGCGTCCACATCGACTTCTGTGGCCGCCTCGAGGAAGCGATCGATCAGGACGGGAGCCGAGGCCAGGTCGAACCCCGCCTGCTGATCCTTGCCGTACAGGTCGGCCAGGTAAGCGTCGAGCTCGTCTCCCGAGTAGACCACCCGCATGGCCCGGCCCCCGAGCACGTAGGAGGGCCGCGCCAGCACCGGAAAGCCGATGGAGCCGGCCACCCGGGCCGCCTCGGCGGGGCTCGTGGCGGTGCCGTGAGGAGGCTGGACGATCCCCAGCTGCCGGCACAGGGCTGAGAAGCGCTCCCGATCCTCCGCCTCGTCGATGCGGTCCGGAGGAGTGCCGGCGATAGGCGCTCCGTTCGCCTCCAGACGTCCGGCCAGGTTGAGCGGGGTCTGGCCACCCAGCTGGACGACTACCGCCACGGGATCCTCGGCATTGCAGATCTCCAGCACGTCCTCCACCGTCAGGGGCTCGAAGTAGAGGCGGTCGGAGGTGTCGTAGTCGGTGGAGACCGTCTCGGGGTTGCAGTTGACCATCACGGTCTCGTAGCCGGCCTCCTTGAGGGCGAAGGCGGCATGAACGCAGCAGTAGTCGAACTCGATACCCTGGCCGATCCGGTTGGGACCGGACCCGAGGATCACCACCCGAGGCCGGCGGGTTGCCTCCACCTCGCTCTCGTCCTCGTAGGTGGAGTAGAAGTAGGGGGTCCGCGCCTCGAACTCGGCAGCGCAGGTATCGACCCGCTTGTAGGTCGGCCGGATACCGGCGGCTCGCCGGAACTCCCGGATACCGGCTTCGGGCTCTCCCCAGATGTACGCCAACTGCGCGTCCGAGAATCCCATCCGCTTGGCGTCCCGCACCAGATCGGTCCGGGGGGCACCGGCCGCCTCCAGCTCGGCCCGGAGTTCGTAGACCTCCGCCATCTGGTCCAGGAACCACGGATCGACGCCGGTGGATCGGGCCAGGTGCTCCACACTCCGACCCCGGCGGATCGCCTCCCCCAGCTGGAAGATCCGGCCGGAGCTAGGAGTCGCCACCGCCTCATCGAGGGCCCCTTCGGAAACGGCCCGCAAGTCCCTCTCCCCCGGATCGGCGTTGAGCCCGTGCCGGCCGGTCTCAAGGCTCCGCAGCGCCTTCTGCAGGGCCTCGGGGAAGGTACGCCCGATGGCCATGGCCTCGCCGACCGACCGCATCGAGGTGCCCAGCCGGTCGGGCGCCATCGGGAACTTGGCGAAGTCGAAGCGGGGGATCTTGACCACCGTGTAGTCCAGCACCGGCTCGAAGCTGGCCGGCGTGGCGCCGGTGATGTCGTTGGCGATCTCATCGAGGGTGTACCCCACCGCCAGGAGGGCGGCGATCTTGGCGATCGGGAACCCGGTGGCCTTGGAAGCGAGGGCGGATGAACGCGAGACGCGGGGGTTCATCTCGATGATCAACCGGCGGCCGGTGACCGGATCCACCGCGAACTGGACGTTGGAGCCCCCGGTCTGCACACCGATGGCCCGGAGGCAGGTTATGGCCTCGTTCCGCATCTCCTGGTACTCCCGGTCCGACAGGGTCTGGATCGGTGCCACGGTGATGGAATCGCCGGTGTGGACGCCCATCGGGTCCAGGTTCTCGATCGAGCAGACGATGACCGCGTTGCCGCTCCGGTCGGCCATCACCTCCAGTTCGTACTCCTTCCAGCCCACCACCGACTCCTCCACCAGGATCTCGCTCACCGGGGAGGCGCTGAGCCCGTGCCGGGCGATCTCCCCGAAAGCCTCCTCGTCCCCGGCAATACCGGTGCCGCCCCCGCCCAGGATGAAGGAGGGCCGCACCATCACCGGGTAGCCGATCTCGGCGGTGGCCGCCACCGCCTCCTCCATCGATCGGGCGTAGCGGGAACGGGGCGACTCGATGCCTACCGCCGCCATCGTCTCCTTGAACAATCCCCGGTCCTCGGCCCGTTCGATGGCGTCGAAGCTCGCGCCGATGAGTTCCACCCCGAGGCGGTCGGTCACACCCGACCGGGCGAGCTCGGCGGTCACGTTGAGCGCGGTCTGCCCGCCCAGCGTGGGCAGCAGGGCATCGGGTGACTCGTGTTCCAGAATCCGCTCGACGATCTCGGGTGTGATCGGTTCGAGATAGGTGGCGTCGGCGAACTCGGGATCCGTCATGATGGTGGCCGGGTTGGAGTTCACGAGGATCACCCGGTAGCCCTCCGATCTCAGCACCTTGGCCGCCTGGGTACCCGAATAGTCGAACTCGCAGGCCTGGCCGATCACGATCGGGCCGGAACCGATGACCAGGATGCTCTCGATATCGGTGCGCTTGGGCATCAGCAGTCCTCCGTTCCGAGCCCCATGAGGGCCAGGAAGTCGTCGAACAGCCCCAGCGCATCGTGTGGGCCGGGGGCCGCTTCCGGGTGGTACTGGACCGACATGGCGGGGATGTCCAGGCATCGCAACCCTTCCAGGGTCCCGTCGTTGAGGTTCTGATGGGTGGGCCGCACCTCACCGAAGTCGCTTGTGACCTGCTGGGGCAGGAGGTCGGGACCGGCCAGACCCTTGCGCTCAGGCGCCTTCCGGCCTTCCAGCGACCAGAGGTCGACCGCGAACCCGTGATTCTGGGCGGTGATCTCCACCCGGCCGTCCTCGAGGCGGCGGACCGGATGGTTGCCGCCGTGGTGGCCGAAGGGGAGTTTGAACGTGGTGGCGCCGAGAGCCAGGCCGATCACCTGGTGGCCCAGGCATATGCCGAACACGGGAACGCCGCCGAGCAACGCCCGCACCGTGCCGATGGTGTGCTCGAGCGGCTCGGGATCCCCCGGCCCGTTG includes these proteins:
- the mihF gene encoding integration host factor, actinobacterial type, which encodes MAPPQLNAEQRARALEKAAMARRKRAEIKSLLKNGSLSLGELLEQATDDPMVSGIKVSAVLTSMPRTGKVKAGQIMEELGIAENRRVRGLGARQRSALLAKFS
- the gmk gene encoding guanylate kinase, whose amino-acid sequence is MISGPSGVGKNTVIRALAPHYSFHFAVSATTRARRPDETDGVEYYFIDDEAFSGLIEAGRLLEWAEFAGNRYGTLHDEVFAYLDTGQDVLLDVELNGAFQVMGSYPDALSIFLMPPSLDELESRMRGRRGMTEAQIATRLKLAEDQIERGWHRFAHVVVNADLDTTVTAIVGILGSSPSS
- the carB gene encoding carbamoyl-phosphate synthase large subunit; the encoded protein is MPKRTDIESILVIGSGPIVIGQACEFDYSGTQAAKVLRSEGYRVILVNSNPATIMTDPEFADATYLEPITPEIVERILEHESPDALLPTLGGQTALNVTAELARSGVTDRLGVELIGASFDAIERAEDRGLFKETMAAVGIESPRSRYARSMEEAVAATAEIGYPVMVRPSFILGGGGTGIAGDEEAFGEIARHGLSASPVSEILVEESVVGWKEYELEVMADRSGNAVIVCSIENLDPMGVHTGDSITVAPIQTLSDREYQEMRNEAITCLRAIGVQTGGSNVQFAVDPVTGRRLIIEMNPRVSRSSALASKATGFPIAKIAALLAVGYTLDEIANDITGATPASFEPVLDYTVVKIPRFDFAKFPMAPDRLGTSMRSVGEAMAIGRTFPEALQKALRSLETGRHGLNADPGERDLRAVSEGALDEAVATPSSGRIFQLGEAIRRGRSVEHLARSTGVDPWFLDQMAEVYELRAELEAAGAPRTDLVRDAKRMGFSDAQLAYIWGEPEAGIREFRRAAGIRPTYKRVDTCAAEFEARTPYFYSTYEDESEVEATRRPRVVILGSGPNRIGQGIEFDYCCVHAAFALKEAGYETVMVNCNPETVSTDYDTSDRLYFEPLTVEDVLEICNAEDPVAVVVQLGGQTPLNLAGRLEANGAPIAGTPPDRIDEAEDRERFSALCRQLGIVQPPHGTATSPAEAARVAGSIGFPVLARPSYVLGGRAMRVVYSGDELDAYLADLYGKDQQAGFDLASAPVLIDRFLEAATEVDVDAVYDGAELLVGGIMEHVEQAGVHSGDSACITPPPTLGAAARRTIVGATGALARALEVRGLINLQFAVRGDEVFLLEANPRGSRTVPFISKAKGIPLAKIASRVMMGATLEDLVAEGVYSPTDEPRFVACKEAVLPWDRFPEEDTLLGPEMRATGEVMGIGPGPGVAYSKAMMAAGSGIPEAGTVFLSFADPDKPAGARIGEALHSLGLNLVASPGTAGFLKARGIPAEAVPKVGEGPEDTVWQIESGRVDMIINTPQGRRARGDGRLMRRAASSRGVPIVTTVAGGEAVIRSLRGSSEAVYEVRSLQDWHR
- a CDS encoding dihydroorotate dehydrogenase, which codes for MAPLNRSVALGPVTLRSPLVGASGTVGSAVDFVSVASPDHYGALVAKSVAPEPWTGNPPPRLAPAGVGMLNAIGIQNPGIEAWLAEFGPLLDSAGVPVWGSAVGHHPAGFATVARGLEEGGVEAVEVNLSCPNLDGHGLIALDPDASARVIEAVRNAASGPVSAKLSPNASDIVAIAASVWNAGADWVVIGNTVWGAAIDIESGTPRVATGSGGYSGPPLKPIALRAVMEVATRLPEVPILGCGGVVTGEDVVEYLMAGAGAVAIGTVHFAEPRAARRIDRELARWCRTHGVERVSDLVGVALREESLP
- the pyrF gene encoding orotidine-5'-phosphate decarboxylase, with amino-acid sequence MTGSMGDGSNPTESRPCNPILVALDVPTGEDAVRLARELSPHVGGFKVGLELLTGPGPAIVGVIGRLGKPVFADAKLHDIPNTVKAAARHLGEAGARWVTAHAAGGRAMLEAAVEGLREGAGARAAGILAITVLTSLDQDALAATGVAATPGKLAAVRARLAREAGCEGVITSVRELGVISDVAPQLLRVTPGIRPVGVDSHDQARAATPAEGMERGAHYLVIGRAITGAPEPGRAALDILSGLDLPGTSPGL
- the coaBC gene encoding bifunctional phosphopantothenoylcysteine decarboxylase/phosphopantothenate--cysteine ligase CoaBC, which codes for MSGNRTSGQNSAGQPIPVLFSTLLHGRHLVLAISGGIAAYKAAYLARRLYEAGSQVRTIMTEGALRFLGEQTLAAITGHAVVTTLFGSKQAGPSPHTELARWADALVVAPATANVVAKVANGLADDALTATVAAFDGPVVLAPAMHTEMWQQPATARNIRLLEEDGRCLVGPVVGELAAGDSGMGRMAEPDEILAAVAGVFDDSLSGLRVLVTAGGTREAIDPVRYVGNRSSGKMGHELALEAARRGAAVVLVTTTAPPDMPCSVEVVPVESAEDMAHQVWARASALDAAVLAAAVADFRPADVAGTKLARSDGPPQIVLEPTPNVLAGLVERVEPGTTVVGFAAETGGIDRAVGKAATYGVDFVVANDVTSPGSGFGTDTNQVTIISAAGERTPLEMMTKRDVAGAIWSHVTTLREDGA